AAAGTCCGGATCACTGGATCTGAGAATTGAAAAAGAGGTGGAAAAAAAGGCCGCGGTGGAAAAAAAGCAGACCGTTGCCGCTGACATGGCGGCCCTTTTCGATGCATTGATGCCTTTGTACGCGGCCATGGCCGCCGGCGCTCCCTGAGTCCCGCATTCCCACAATCACACTTTTTTATTTAAACGAGAAGACGCCGGTTTGTATTTGGGCCGTTTCCGATTGGAGCGGTCCTTTTTGGTGTTGAGCCGGGTATTTGACGGATGAACTGGAGCAGTCTCGTCGTCCTCATCCAGCAGGATTACATAGGCATCCGGGGAAGGACGCCGGGAGGCGCTTTGGCCGGGCGTTGGCTGAGAATCGGAGGACTTTTTCCGTTTTCGTATTTCGTCTATGGAAACCGTTTTGGCCATGCTTCAACCTGATCGAGTTTCGATTGCACAGTTGGAACAGGTGCAATATGGCGATCTGCGGGCGCAGTCGCTATTTAAAGAAGCTCTGGAACAGCAGGTTTGGCTACCCTTGGCACGGCCGCATACAGAAGTGGAAGGAAAATTCGCTCAGGGCATTTGCGATCAGTGAGAACAGCTGCTTCCGCTTGAAACCTAGCTTTATTCGTGTTTAATCTGATCTACAGAAAAATACCCGATTTTTCAAGCCCCAAAGAAAAAGGAGAGGGGATTCATGGGAGATGCATTGGGGTTGCTGGCCCTGCTCATTGGGCTGGAACTGGTTCTGGGGGTCGATAACGTACTGGTGATCGCCATTTTTGTGGGGCGACTGCCGGAAGACCAGCGGCAAAAGGCCCGCATCGTCGGACTGAGTCTTGCCATGGTGGCCCGCATCGTTATGCTGGCCGTGGTTGTGGCACTGGCCAGTCTGACCCGGCCCGTGATCGCCGATTTTTCGGTCAGGGACCTGATTCTTCTGGCCGGCGGACTGTTTCTGCTCTACAAGGCCGCAACGGAGATCCATCACACCGTGGAAATAAAGGACGAAGCACACGGAGCGGCAACCAGGGGGACGGGATCCTTTGCCGCCATAATCGCCCAGATCGTGATGCTGGACATCGTTTTTTCCGTAGACTCGGTGATCACGGCGGTAGGGCTTACCCAGCATTTGTGGATCATCGTTACGGCGGTGGTGCTCTCTTTTATTGGCATCCTTTTTTACGCCCGGCCCATCGGCGATTTCATCCTGCGCCATCCCGCCCTCAAGATCCTGGCCCTCTCTTTCCTCATCACTATCGGTGTAACCATATTCATGGAGGGCATGCACAAGCATGTGCCCAAGGCCTATATCTACCTGCCCATGGGATTCGCCCTCATGGTGGAAATGCTGCAGATGCGATACGATCACAATCGCCTCCGGCAAAAGGGCATGACACCGGATGCCTGAGACGGTATTCGTCGATTTGGCGCCGGAACGGGCGGCCGACCCGAAAGAGGTGGACCGGGCGGTATCCGAAAAGCTCGGCCGGCGTGTCACCGCTGACCGGTGCCGGATCGTCCGGCGATCCATCGATGCCCGCACCGCCCGGATCCGGGTGCGGTTGGGGATTCAGGTTTTTGGTGACGGCGAAACGATCGCTTCGGAGCAGCCAATTTTTGAATATCAGGAGGTCGGCAGTGCCACGCCGGTGATCGTGGTGGGTGCCGGGCCGGCCGGGATCTTTGCCTC
This window of the uncultured Desulfosarcina sp. genome carries:
- a CDS encoding TerC family protein — protein: MGDALGLLALLIGLELVLGVDNVLVIAIFVGRLPEDQRQKARIVGLSLAMVARIVMLAVVVALASLTRPVIADFSVRDLILLAGGLFLLYKAATEIHHTVEIKDEAHGAATRGTGSFAAIIAQIVMLDIVFSVDSVITAVGLTQHLWIIVTAVVLSFIGILFYARPIGDFILRHPALKILALSFLITIGVTIFMEGMHKHVPKAYIYLPMGFALMVEMLQMRYDHNRLRQKGMTPDA